The region ggcttggttttgtttttagaagACAGGAAGCTCTTTGTGGGCATgctggggaagcagcagagcGAGGACGACGTCCGCCGCCTCTTTGAGCCCTTTGGCCAGATTGAGGAGTGCACCATCCTCCGAGGGCCTGATGGAGCCAGCAAAGGTGGGCTTTGGGGCACCGGGTGGCCACCCTATGGACCTGCAATGGCCAAATCCAACCTGTTCCATGTTCTCTCTGTTCCTTTAGGTTGTGCCTTTGTGAAATACGGCAGCCATGCCGAGGCACAGGCTGCCATCAACAGCCTGCATGGCAGCCAAACCATGCCGGTAAGTGCCAGGCTTGCACCCTGCCCCAGCTGACCCCACGCTGCCTGCCTAATCCAATCACCCACTAATTTGATCCTGAGTCTAATTGGATCAAAATCCTACGAACTGGCAATTTGTTGGCTACATCACCCCAGGTTCCTCCTTGCCAGGGCGCTGAGCCCCAGAGGTGGGAGCGTGGGCCTAATTCTCTCCATGCCAGAGAAAGGGGCAGTTTAATTAACGCTGAAGGTCAGAATTGTGAacaaggaaggggaaaggaagcagAGGTCAGGGAGCTGCCACCAGGGAGAAAAACTGGCTATAATTAAACCTCACATCGATCGTTGGTTGCTGCTGCCAAGCTGGGCAGTGCCTCCAGGGCTGAGGATGCTGCGGATGCTGTGAGCCAGCACCCACGGCGGGTACACAGTTTGGGGGCTTTGCTGTGGTCCCCCCATCAGCCCCATCTTCCCCCACCGCAGGGCGCCTCGTCCAGCCTGGTGGTGAAGTTTGCAGACACAGATAAGGAGAGGACCCTGCGGCGGATGCATCAGATGGCGGGGCAGCTGGGCATCTTCAACCCCATGACCATCCAGTTCGGTGCCTACGGGGCCTACACGCAAGCGGTAGGAGCTGGTGCAGACCGGGGGCTTTGGGGGAGCCCCgtgggtggggggggtggtTTGGCCCATAAAAGCTCCAGTGCCAGGGGGTGTGGATGCCTGGCAGGGCCGGTGTATCCCTGTGTATCCCTGTGCCACGCGCAGGGCTTCCCCCCACAGCTGAGGGTGGCTGTAGGGTGCAGCGATCCCATATTTAGTGTCACCAAGAcctcctcctgtccccaggTCTGGCAGAGGGTGGCAtttttccctctgaatccaTCCAAAGCAGAGATGGTGATTtactctcccctctccctccttctctctgTCCCTcgctctctgtcccctctccccctttctttcccaaagatcatgcagcagcaggcagccctGATGGCGGCCGCGCAGGGCACCTGCCTCAACCCCATGGCTGCCATCGCTGCTGCCCAGATGCAACAAATGGCCGCCTTCAACGTCAGCGGGCTGGTGGCTGCCCCCCTCACCCCCTCTTCAGGTAGGACCCCCGCGTTTGCTGCTTGGCACCCTCGGGGGGCACTCTCGGGGCGATGCCGGCGCTGACGCCGCGCTCCCGCAGGTACAAGCACCCCTCCAGGGATCAGCACGGCGCCGGTGCCCAGCATCGCCACGCCCATCGGGGTGAACGGCTTCAGCCCGCTGCCGCCCCAGACCAACGGGCAGCCCGCCTCCGAGACCATCTACACCAACGGCATCCACCCCTACCCAGGTACACCCttcccccggggctgggggtgtgtgCTTGGCTCGGGCGGGGTGCTCCAGGGGTGCTCCCCACCCCAGGAGCGTGATGAACCAGCCGCGTGCTCCGGTGGCATCActgcagggaggagggaattcaggcagggagcagctctgcccctccACGGCGGTGGGTGGCCAGGAACCCTTTCCTGCGGGAGCTGCTCATGCATCCCTGGCTTTCTCTGGCTTACTCtatcttccttctcctttctcttctcttcccagCTCAAAGCCCCACGGTGGCAGACCCCCTCCAGCAGGCCTACGCCGGCATGCAGCACTATGCAGGTCTCAAACTTCGCTTCCcactccttccctctctcccctctttgCTCCTCACCCTTATTTTTGGGAGGTGAACATCACCCTGGGGTTGAACATTGGATTGGGACAGCATATTTGGGCACGGATCGATGAGGGGGGCACCACGTGCTGTGCCCTGGCAGGAGCTCCGGGGCGGCAATGCCAGTGAAAGCAGCATCCCCTCATCCCACTGGCTCCTGTCATGGCCCCCCCTGCAAATTTTGGGTGGTGCAAAGTGAATTTTAATACCCATGGGGCTGAGAGAACTCCATGGGGGAGCCCTGGCAGTGGTATCGAGGAGAGGGGGTGAGATTTGGGAGGTGACAGAGGGCCAGCTCCACACCAAGACACCAGAAGTCTTTGGATGTTCATGACGTGACCAAATCAGATGGCCAAGGACATGGGCCACGGAGGGAAGGGAGTCAGAGCCTCCCGTGGAACTACATCAAGCCCAGCAGCGTTGACAGCATAGGAGCATTGACAGCAACATCCAGATTTGCAACGAAAATCAAGTTTTGGACcccaaatttttggggtttttcagccAAAAGTACCATCTTTCCTCAGCCTTGAGGCCATATTACTGCTATCACCAGGATCCCTCCTAGGAGAGCTGTTCCCACATCCCTGGTGTGCCGAGAGGAGTGGGaaaggcagagccagcagcctTGGGGCAGGAGAGGCCCCTCCATCGCAGGTGGCAGCAGGGGACATGCCTGTCCCAGCCCTTTCCGTGGCTGGGGCAGGTGCCGTGGCCTCAGCTTCTTGTTTCTCTCTTCCAGCAGCATATCCCACTGCCTACGCTCCCATCAGCCAAGCCTTCCCCCAGCAAGCACCCCTCATCCCGCAGCAGCAGCGAGAAGGTGAGGGGTGGGGGTCACCCCGCGTGGGGCCGGTGGCTCCTCGGTGTCCCCCCGGGGTGACCCCACCTCGCGGCTGACATGTCCTGTCCTTTGTGTGTCACCCAGGTCCCGAGGGCTGTAACCTGTTTATTTATCACCTGCCCCAGGAGTTCGGGGACGCGGAGCTCACACAGATGTTTCTGCCTTTCGGCAACGTCATCTCTGCCAAAGTCTTTGTGGACCGTGCCACCAACCAGAGTAAATGCTTTGGTAAGTCCCGGGGTGTGGCTCTCCCTGGTGTCCCAGCTCagggctccagctcctcccagtcccCAGCTCAAGGTTCCAGCCATCCTTAACATCACAGCTTGGAGCTCTGGCTCTTTCTCAGCATCCCAGCTCAGGGGTCTGGCTCTCTTCTGCATCTCAGTTTAAGGATCTGAATCTCCTCGGCATCCCAGCTCTCACCAGTCTCCAGCTCCAGAGTCCCATTCTCCTTGGTCTCCAGCCTGGAGATCCAGCTCTCCTACTATCCCCGCTCAGGGGGGTCTgtctctccccaaatcccagctcaagggcttggctctccccagtgttcccagctCAGGGGTCTGGCTCTTCCCAACAACCCAGCTCAGAGCATCTCCATCTCAggggtccatctctccctgagGTCCCTGCTTGGGAGTCTGTCTCTCCAACATCTCATCTTGGGGATCTGTCTTTCCCTGGTCTCCAGCTTGGATGTCCGTgtctccctgctgtcccctgcttGGGGGTCCTGttctccccagtgtccccagctcaGGGATCTGTATCTCCCTCTCACAGACCTCGGTGTCCCCACAGACCCTTTGGTGTCCCCACAGACCCTTTGGTGTCCCCACGGACTCTTTCCTTGCGGTGTCTTTGGACACCTCAGGGTCTCTGCAGACCTGGCCTCCAGATGTTCCCCGAGCCCACACATCTCATCCTGGTGTCCCCACAGACCCCATCACCtcagtgtccctgcagcccctatCACTTTAACAGACCCTGTcaccccagtgaccccatgaATCCCATCCCGTAGTGTCCCTGCAGACCACTCCAGTGTCCTGCTGTCCTCACAGCTCTGTCACCTCAGTGTCCTCCAGAGCAGACCTCAGTGTCCCTGCAGGTGCCATCACCTGTCACCCAGTCCCCTGCCATCTGGGGCTCTGATGCTACCCCAGGACCcctctcccagcactcccagacCAGGAGCATCCCACGGGATCTCGGTGCCTGGGTTGAGGCGAGGCAGCCGCCTGCGCTGTGTGCGGTGacagccccgtgtcccctcgcTGCCAGGTTTCGTCAGTTTTGACAATCCGACGAGCGCTCAGGCGGCCATTCAGGCCATGAATGGCTTCCAGATCGGCATGAAGAGGCTAAAAGTGCAGCTAAAGCGGCCGAAAGACGCCAACAGACCCTACTGACCCCAGCTCAGCCTGCGGAGAGGTGAGGGGGCCTGGCCCTCGGGACGTGGCGGTCGTGGAGCGTCCCCGTGCTACATCCCTGAGTGTGTGCAGGGATCCCTGCCTGGCACCACCCACCCCGTGGACCTGGGTCCCTCCCTctgtccttccctccctccatcccccaggagcaggctgaCGGCCCTTTCCTCCTGTTTCAGGTCGGACGTCCCGCGGTGTCTGACgactttccccttccccaagtGCAGTATCCAAACCCGTAACTCTCTTTCTTTGCAACACATCccggaggagcaggaggaggaggtgaaggagAAAACGGCGAAGAAGAGAGTGTTTTGGTCGtagcttttcctttttgaattttttcccaaactggTCTTGTTTGTTGTTTAACGGGAACGAGAGGAAGACAAGGAAGGAGGGGAGCGATGCGGCGCCGGGGCTGCGATTCGCCGCCGGCCGCTCGCCGGGACTCACTGGATCCCTCGCCGGGAGCAAGGCCGATGGCTCCGGGCAGCCGGGCCACGATCTacctttgttttttggggtttttttttaaagcactcaTTTGCTGCTACCGATTTCCCAGGAGAAACGAGGAAAAGAGGCTCCAAATGGATTCTTAAACCAAAGCCGGTGGGACGGGACCAGCCTCGGGCGCTTCACCTGGAGGATGCTTGtttggaaaataaagaaaaacggcaagattttcctttttccctgcattgggggaaaaaaagaaggatcaAAGTATGTTGGACTTATAGAAGATATATATAaataagtatatatatatatatatcccaTGGAGCAGGGTGGCGGGACACGCGCTTCCCCTGCTTGTCACTGGCACAGGGACATAGGATTACTTGTTTCAGAGTCATATCATTCCTTAGAGTTTAGGGACCAAAGGACTattgctttttttaaatatatctataaataaattaatttaaaaaaaaaaaccaacaaaacacacaaaaaaacgtcgggaaaggaggagaaaatccaACAAAAATTAAGAAGGTTGAGTAAAACCCTCGGGCATTCAGAGCCACGAGCGTTTCCTACAGGGCTCAGATTTGGGGGGTTCAAGGGCTCGGTTTCGGGGGCCAATTCGTGgctggggactggggggatgcagaggggattttggggggggctgCAGTGGCTCCCCCAGCTCCATGGCCCAGGGGGACTCGGAGCCCCTCGGTCGCCTCTGGCAGAGGGTGGAGTGATGTGGTTCTTTgcattttgggttggtttggggggatttttgggttgggttttttttttcagccaaaaaaaacttaaaaaaaaaaagaaaaatgtgaggTTTCGGCCGAAATGAAGCGAAGCGAAATAAACTTATTTTGTCAAAATCGTCACCTTGGTTGGTTCTTTGGAGCAATCACTGCCGCGTCCACCACCCAAACACGACACCAGGGCCCCCTTTAGGGCCACCTCGGCTCCAGCTGGGCCAGAGCATCAGCCAGGAATTGGTGAAGCTGGGAGAGGACCATAGGcctctctttttatttgctttttcccAGGAATTGCTGTTTTTTGGAGGAACTCACCCTGGCTGCAGAGGGAATCAGGACACAGGCCTGTGGTTTCACTGACTTTCCCAGTGACAGAGGAGGTTCAGGGGGATGTGGCCGTGTCCCACGGGATGTCCCTTCCCGCCTGTGGGTACAGCTGAGCGACTGCTGTGATcccgggaaaaaccccaaaccccaccaattTAAGCAAAACCCCCCCAAGGGGTGggtggcagggccaggggtgagGGAATGGCCACCGGCCCAGGTTTGGGTGGCCCTTGGGAACATGGAGCAGCCAGCGTGGGATGAGTGGGGAGGGACAGATGTTGGGATCCATCcaggggggacagagggcaGGAAAATGACAGAAGCGACCCTGAGTGCACCCATTGGTATAATGAGCCTGTCAGGACTCAGGTGGTGACTGTACCAAAACCAGGATAATTCTTAGATTGATTCTTCAGTTCCATCATAAATCCTGGCTGACATCATGGCCTCGCGCTGCCGTGACCGACCCCGAGAGCCCCTGGCCTGTGGGCACCCGCAGTGCCCAGCCCCCTCTGCCCGCCCTGAGCCCTGGCAGCCTCTGGGCTGTCTCTGCTGGGTTTCCATCCAGGTTTGGGTGTAGCAGGatgcagctgtgctggcactgcctccATGTCTGTGGAGATTGGCTTGGGCTGACATAAAATGCTGTCCCTGGGAGGTTCCTTCTCGTTTTGAgtctctgctgcagcaccagggcCCTCTCTGTGGGGTCATATCCCCATCCCTGAGGCACGATCCCTTCTCTGTTGCATTCTGCTTCCACAGCACCATCCCTTTGCCATGGTGTGATGGGGGAGTGGTTCCCTCCCAAAGCTGCATCAATTCCCTATGACACCTCCCCaccatcccatcccttcccctcAATCCTATCCCTCCCCATGAACCCATCCTTTCTGCATGACCCCGCTTCCTCTCAatcccatcccttccccaaGATACCATCCCTTCTGTTTCCTGTCCCTTCTCCACAATCCTATCCCTTTCTCATGatcccttccctgtgcccccaTCCCTTCCCCAGGTTCCAGTGCCTTCCCCGCACCCCTATTCATCCCCCACACTCCCACCCCTTCCCCTGAATCCCATTCCTTCCCTGTGACGCCATCCCATCCCTTTCCTGTGATCCCATCCCACCATCCTCTGCCCCATCCTTTCCTCACAATCCCATTCCCTGTGCCCCCATCCCTTCCCCAGCATCCCCTTCCCATACCCCACACTTTAATCCCAGTTAAATCCACGAACACtgattccttttctctttttttttttttcctgtttttggGTTTGCTCtggttggttcttttttttgcttCGGTTTCTCATCATCGATAAAAACGCCGTCGTTGCCAATGCCAGGAGGGGCGGCCCCCGGCCACGCCGGATCCGCGGCTCCTTCTCCACGCTGCCACAGGGTCGGGGACAGTgggaaggggacagggaggggataAGGGACCGCTGAACCCGCCTGGTGCTCACAGGGTGCCCGACGCCTATGTACAGGTGGAGCCGCCGGCGTCGCCCCGGCTCTGCCCTGCCCGGGGGGCTCAAAACCCGCTCGGCCCCTGCCCAGCCTTGCCCGGGGCCTCGCTCGGtgcccggggggtcccggggtcccACTGCCACCGCCGCCGCTCAGTTTGTGTACACCTGAGTCCCGATCACACGCATGATCTCcttctggattttggggtcctgagTATTGATATTGGCGTCTCCCACTTGGCCGTCTTCGTACCTGGAAGGGGAGAAGGGGGTGAGGGGGGTCCCGTGGGGGCCCCGCAGGTGCTGCAGGGTGGGCGCAGCCGGACTCACACAAAGAAGAAGCGTGTGCAGACGTGGTCCGAGACAGGGCAGACCCAGATGTTGCCATGTTTCTGCAGGTCCTTGGAGGTGATCACTGCAGGGAAATGGGCTGTTGGACACGGAATGGGGAACGGAGGGACCACCTGGGGACAGCCCATTGCGGGGaccctccatccctccacccACCCAGTGATCCCATGGGTGCTGCCTGTCCCTCCCCACTATGTCCCCATACCTTCGCAAAGCGCGATGCAGTTCAGGTTGCGGCTCTGGAGGAAGCGGGATTGGATGGAGCGGGTCTGTGGGAACAGCAGCCAGTGTTACCACCCTGTCCTGGCACCCATGGGTGCCATGTCCCCGTTCCCATCCTGCCCCATTGTCCCCTGGCCCATCACCTGGGGGATGGTGTTCATCCGGTTGTACCGCTGCACCAGCTCATCCTTCGATGGCATCCGGTGCTGCCCTTTCCCCATTCCTGCGTAAGAAGCAAGGCAGTGGCTGTCACTCCCTCAGGGAACGCCCTGGGGTGATGTGGGGACACATGCCACAGACAGGGACGGCCACCCTCAGCGCTCCCACCCTGCAGCTGAGCCCTGGGAACCCCCCAAAAGTGTGCACAGCAGCTTTTGAAGCCTAGGAAATGTTAGGAGTTTGATTCTTTGGCGTGTGGGAAAGCCCCAACCTGGCTGGGAAGAGGCTGCTGTGGATGGGATGGATATGGGATGCTGCCACTCATGCGCGGCTTCTCCAGCCAGCACGATGCTGAACCTCCCTGGGCCCATgcagggaatgggaacgggagcacaggcaggaccgggcagtgcaggcagcctCTTACCTGAGTATCCAAAGGAAATACTGGAGATGGGGCTCAGATAGATGCCCTTGCCATAGGCTGCTCCATGCAGCTTGCGGGAAAATACCAGGGTGAGCGTGGTGGGATCACCCCGACAGCTCGGGCACGGTGGTAGTGGAGGACACCTGGCACTTCCCAATGTCTgccccctccctgccttcctgccccctccctgcccgCCTGCTGCCCGGGGTGTGCTGGGCGCTGGCAGCGGAGCGGTACCTGCAGTTTGGTGTAGGAGGCGTTGACCAGCCCATTGCGGAGGATGGAATGCCAGTTCTCAATGTGAGAGCCACTGGAAAGAGCCAGCCCCACGTCAGCCCCCGTCCATCACGCCCACGGCGCCCACCCGGGGGGCTCCCACCGTCCCCCCCTTGGCAACTCACTGGAAAGCGAAGGTGCTGCCGTAGAGTTTCTTGGCTGTGCGGAACCGGGCTTCCTTGGCTGGGGGGCTGCTGAGCAGGAGGAACTGGTGGGAGGTGTGCATGAACTTCAGCTGCTACCAGGAGAACAGCAAGAGCAacggcagtgccagcaggagagaagatagacagacagacagacagagatCATGCacggccgcccggccccgggtcCAGCCCAGCCCGGCTTTGGCCACTCCAAGTTTGCCAGAAGGGTCCTTGGCAACCCTGTCTTGTCcccgccccacagcccatgACAAACATCCCCCTTCCTATATCCCATGTCCTGCCTCCCTCATCTCCCAGGCTCAAACCCCACCCAGAAGGATCCACCCTATATCCCAGACCCTTCCATCGCCCATCCCATATCCTTACATGCATCATCCTGCATCCCACAGCCCATAGCCTACATCCCATCTCCTGCACCCTCCATCCCACCTCCTATATCCCACATCCCACATTCCACACCCTCCATCCTGCACCCCACCTGGAGCCTGGCCTGGTCCCTTACCCTGCTGAGAGGCAGCTTGACAATGTGGGATCTGTTGCTGGAGATTATCcttgggaaaaggaggaggaaaaggaggagggtcAGAAAGGGTGGTCCCAATCTGCCTCGAGACTGTTGGATGCTCGTGACCCCCCAGGACAAAGGAGATGAGAGGGCTGTTCCACAGATGCCTGgctgccccccaccccatcccgtGTCCCAGGGAATGTGGGGCAGTGGGAGGGACAAGGGGCAGTGGGAGAGGGCCACAGCACCCTCGGCCTTACCACTGCAGGAGGGGATGTGCCAAGGGGTCCAGCTTGTCCATCTGCTTCTTGATCTCCAGGTAGGACCCCTGGCAGAGGCAAGAGGGGGTGCAGGTGGGTCCCCCAGCATCCACCCAGCCACGGGCAGATGGAGATCAGCACCAAAATGCCACTCCCGGCTTGGATCCCACACGGGGAAGGGAGGTCACACGCGGCCAGGGGGGTGTGGGGCCACACCACGTACCTGGGTCATCTCCCGGATGGACATCACACTGTCCAGGGCCTTCTGCAGCCGCTCGTAGTTCTTCTTCTGCACATGGGGCAAGAGAGGGGTGGCCATCAGAGAAGTCTTTGgggctcccagtcaccccctGGTGTGACACACTTACCTTGGGGTTAAAGGCCAGagttttggggtcattggggtccaCCACGGAGGGGTAAGGCTCGAAGATGATGCTCTTGCGAGGGGACTCGAGGGCAGCACGGCACATGGCCACCAGCAGGTCCACCACcttggggcagagcagggactgAAGGGGCAACGCCCCATGGGGCTGGTGGGGTCACCACCATGCCCATCCCTACCTCGGCACCCGTGGCCACCTCCTCGGCCGCGCCGGACATGACGCCCAGGGTGTAGAAGGAGAAGACGCAGAGCTCCCGGGTGCACACAGCCGGCTGTGGAGGGGACAGGAGCGTGGTGAGGGTCAGGGATGGTGACAAGGGGGCACAGCCCTCACCCGACCTGGCCCTGCCACCCCACCTTGAGCATGGAGCCGTTCTGGAAGACGTGCTGCTCGTCACACACCACGCAGTACTCATTGAGCGTCGGGATCCGCTGCTCCGCGTACTTCATGATCTGAGGGGCAGGACAGAGGGAGTCAGTCCTGCCGCGGACACGGAGCTTGGGGGGATGCTCCAGGCGGCAGGATGGGGATCAGCGGGGTGCGGAACAGAGAGAAGGATACTCTGGGCATCAGGATAAGGACGAGCAGGACATGGGGGAGCGGGGAGAATGCTCTGCATAGTAGGATGTGGATAAGTGGGAAGTGGGACAGTGGGGAGGATACTCTGGGCAGCAGGATGCGGGTATGTGGGATGTGGAGCAGTGGGGAGGATGCTCCACAGCAGGCTGAGGCTGGGTGGGATGTGGGACTCTCACCTGGACAAGGAAGCCGTACTCCAGCGTGGGGATGTTCTTGCAGTGGCCGCCGACCTGTGACAGAGCCGGAGCAGAGCCAGCTGCGTTATCCCCTTTCCCACacgcagccccagctctgcatgGCAtgggcagcccccagcacagcGGGACCCCCGACATTCCAACCCCTCCTGGCACAGCGGGACCCCCAACATGCCAAAACCCTGGCACAGCGGGACCCCCAACATGCCAAaaccctggcacagcaggacccccagcatgccaaaccccttccaacACAGCAGGACCCCCAACACCCCAAGCACAGTGGGACCCTTGACATGCCAACACCCCCTGGCACAGTGAGACCCCCAACATCCCAACACCCCCTGGTATAGGGGAGCCCCAACATgccaaacccctcccagcagAGTGGGACTCACAACATCCAaccttcccctggcacagcGGAACCATGGATATCCCAAtgc is a window of Aphelocoma coerulescens isolate FSJ_1873_10779 chromosome 10, UR_Acoe_1.0, whole genome shotgun sequence DNA encoding:
- the CELF6 gene encoding CUGBP Elav-like family member 6 isoform X2; its protein translation is MKDHDAIKLFVGQIPRNLEESDLKPLFEEFGRIYELTVLKDRFTGMHKGCAFLTYCARDSALKAQSALHEQKTLPGMNRPIQVKPADSEGRGACGGSARPHKTDAEDRKLFVGMLGKQQSEDDVRRLFEPFGQIEECTILRGPDGASKGCAFVKYGSHAEAQAAINSLHGSQTMPGASSSLVVKFADTDKERTLRRMHQMAGQLGIFNPMTIQFGAYGAYTQAIMQQQAALMAAAQGTCLNPMAAIAAAQMQQMAAFNVSGLVAAPLTPSSGTSTPPGISTAPVPSIATPIGVNGFSPLPPQTNGQPASETIYTNGIHPYPAQSPTVADPLQQAYAGMQHYAAAYPTAYAPISQAFPQQAPLIPQQQREGPEGCNLFIYHLPQEFGDAELTQMFLPFGNVISAKVFVDRATNQSKCFGFVSFDNPTSAQAAIQAMNGFQIGMKRLKVQLKRPKDANRPY
- the CELF6 gene encoding CUGBP Elav-like family member 6 isoform X1, with the protein product MAAAAAGEAAGAAFSTANSGRVNGLSRPPGAIAMKDHDAIKLFVGQIPRNLEESDLKPLFEEFGRIYELTVLKDRFTGMHKGCAFLTYCARDSALKAQSALHEQKTLPGMNRPIQVKPADSEGRGEDRKLFVGMLGKQQSEDDVRRLFEPFGQIEECTILRGPDGASKGCAFVKYGSHAEAQAAINSLHGSQTMPGASSSLVVKFADTDKERTLRRMHQMAGQLGIFNPMTIQFGAYGAYTQAIMQQQAALMAAAQGTCLNPMAAIAAAQMQQMAAFNVSGLVAAPLTPSSGTSTPPGISTAPVPSIATPIGVNGFSPLPPQTNGQPASETIYTNGIHPYPAQSPTVADPLQQAYAGMQHYAAAYPTAYAPISQAFPQQAPLIPQQQREGPEGCNLFIYHLPQEFGDAELTQMFLPFGNVISAKVFVDRATNQSKCFGFVSFDNPTSAQAAIQAMNGFQIGMKRLKVQLKRPKDANRPY
- the CELF6 gene encoding CUGBP Elav-like family member 6 isoform X3; this encodes MKDHDAIKLFVGQIPRNLEESDLKPLFEEFGRIYELTVLKDRFTGMHKGCAFLTYCARDSALKAQSALHEQKTLPGMNRPIQVKPADSEGRGACGGSARPHKTDAEDRKLFVGMLGKQQSEDDVRRLFEPFGQIEECTILRGPDGASKGCAFVKYGSHAEAQAAINSLHGSQTMPGASSSLVVKFADTDKERTLRRMHQMAGQLGIFNPMTIQFGAYGAYTQAIMQQQAALMAAAQGTCLNPMAAIAAAQMQQMAAFNVSGLVAAPLTPSSGTSTPPGISTAPVPSIATPIGVNGFSPLPPQTNGQPASETIYTNGIHPYPAQSPTVADPLQQAYAGMQHYAAYPTAYAPISQAFPQQAPLIPQQQREGPEGCNLFIYHLPQEFGDAELTQMFLPFGNVISAKVFVDRATNQSKCFGFVSFDNPTSAQAAIQAMNGFQIGMKRLKVQLKRPKDANRPY
- the CELF6 gene encoding CUGBP Elav-like family member 6 isoform X6 — translated: MKDHDAIKLFVGQIPRNLEESDLKPLFEEFGRIYELTVLKDRFTGMHKGCAFLTYCARDSALKAQSALHEQKTLPGMNRPIQVKPADSEGRGACGGSARPHKTDAEDRKLFVGMLGKQQSEDDVRRLFEPFGQIEECTILRGPDGASKGCAFVKYGSHAEAQAAINSLHGSQTMPGASSSLVVKFADTDKERTLRRMHQMAGQLGIFNPMTIQFGAYGAYTQAIMQQQAALMAAAQGTCLNPMAAIAAAQMQQMAAFNVSGLVAAPLTPSSGTSTPPGISTAPVPSIATPIGVNGFSPLPPQTNGQPASETIYTNGIHPYPAAYPTAYAPISQAFPQQAPLIPQQQREGPEGCNLFIYHLPQEFGDAELTQMFLPFGNVISAKVFVDRATNQSKCFGFVSFDNPTSAQAAIQAMNGFQIGMKRLKVQLKRPKDANRPY
- the CELF6 gene encoding CUGBP Elav-like family member 6 isoform X7 yields the protein MKDHDAIKLFVGQIPRNLEESDLKPLFEEFGRIYELTVLKDRFTGMHKGCAFLTYCARDSALKAQSALHEQKTLPGMNRPIQVKPADSEGRGACGGSARPHKTDAEDRKLFVGMLGKQQSEDDVRRLFEPFGQIEECTILRGPDGASKGCAFVKYGSHAEAQAAINSLHGSQTMPGASSSLVVKFADTDKERTLRRMHQMAGQLGIFNPMTIQFGAYGAYTQAIMQQQAALMAAAQGTCLNPMAAIAAAQMQQMAAFNVSGLVAAPLTPSSGTSTPPGISTAPVPSIATPIGVNGFSPLPPQTNGQPASETIYTNGIHPYPAYPTAYAPISQAFPQQAPLIPQQQREGPEGCNLFIYHLPQEFGDAELTQMFLPFGNVISAKVFVDRATNQSKCFGFVSFDNPTSAQAAIQAMNGFQIGMKRLKVQLKRPKDANRPY
- the CELF6 gene encoding CUGBP Elav-like family member 6 isoform X9, which gives rise to MQLPQVPAPGPRPPVLWVPAGSKILCIEMNRPIQVKPADSEGRGEDRKLFVGMLGKQQSEDDVRRLFEPFGQIEECTILRGPDGASKGCAFVKYGSHAEAQAAINSLHGSQTMPGASSSLVVKFADTDKERTLRRMHQMAGQLGIFNPMTIQFGAYGAYTQAIMQQQAALMAAAQGTCLNPMAAIAAAQMQQMAAFNVSGLVAAPLTPSSGTSTPPGISTAPVPSIATPIGVNGFSPLPPQTNGQPASETIYTNGIHPYPAQSPTVADPLQQAYAGMQHYAAAYPTAYAPISQAFPQQAPLIPQQQREGPEGCNLFIYHLPQEFGDAELTQMFLPFGNVISAKVFVDRATNQSKCFGFVSFDNPTSAQAAIQAMNGFQIGMKRLKVQLKRPKDANRPY
- the CELF6 gene encoding CUGBP Elav-like family member 6 isoform X4 encodes the protein MKDHDAIKLFVGQIPRNLEESDLKPLFEEFGRIYELTVLKDRFTGMHKGCAFLTYCARDSALKAQSALHEQKTLPGMNRPIQVKPADSEGRGEDRKLFVGMLGKQQSEDDVRRLFEPFGQIEECTILRGPDGASKGCAFVKYGSHAEAQAAINSLHGSQTMPGASSSLVVKFADTDKERTLRRMHQMAGQLGIFNPMTIQFGAYGAYTQAIMQQQAALMAAAQGTCLNPMAAIAAAQMQQMAAFNVSGLVAAPLTPSSGTSTPPGISTAPVPSIATPIGVNGFSPLPPQTNGQPASETIYTNGIHPYPAQSPTVADPLQQAYAGMQHYAAYPTAYAPISQAFPQQAPLIPQQQREGPEGCNLFIYHLPQEFGDAELTQMFLPFGNVISAKVFVDRATNQSKCFGFVSFDNPTSAQAAIQAMNGFQIGMKRLKVQLKRPKDANRPY
- the CELF6 gene encoding CUGBP Elav-like family member 6 isoform X8; translation: MKDHDAIKLFVGQIPRNLEESDLKPLFEEFGRIYELTVLKDRFTGMHKGCAFLTYCARDSALKAQSALHEQKTLPGMNRPIQVKPADSEGRGEDRKLFVGMLGKQQSEDDVRRLFEPFGQIEECTILRGPDGASKGCAFVKYGSHAEAQAAINSLHGSQTMPGASSSLVVKFADTDKERTLRRMHQMAGQLGIFNPMTIQFGAYGAYTQAIMQQQAALMAAAQGTCLNPMAAIAAAQMQQMAAFNVSGLVAAPLTPSSGTSTPPGISTAPVPSIATPIGVNGFSPLPPQTNGQPASETIYTNGIHPYPAAYPTAYAPISQAFPQQAPLIPQQQREGPEGCNLFIYHLPQEFGDAELTQMFLPFGNVISAKVFVDRATNQSKCFGFVSFDNPTSAQAAIQAMNGFQIGMKRLKVQLKRPKDANRPY